Proteins from a genomic interval of Paenibacillus sp. RC334:
- a CDS encoding cytochrome d ubiquinol oxidase subunit II, whose translation MSYEIVGIAILWTFLFGYLIVASIDFGAGFFSFYSVLTGHQNKIHNIIQRYLSPVWEVTNVFLIFFVVGLNGFFPDAAYYYGTALLVPGSIAIVLLAIRGVYYAYNTYGHSGTNNIVYMALYGATGLLIPAALSTVLAISEGGIIVENSTGVHLRWGELLSNSYTWAVIFLALVSVLYISAMFLSYYAKRAGDKVAFEIVRGYALLWSGPTIVASLLAFFQINKQNPDHFANMLNMAWMFVASFVCFVGAVYLVWRRRHLGTSFILVMLQFAFAWYGYGRSHLPYVLYPYINVHHSFTNSAMAYALITAFSAGLLVLIPSLILILRLFLFDADYVRGQAGKKG comes from the coding sequence GTGAGCTATGAAATTGTCGGTATCGCCATTTTGTGGACCTTCCTGTTCGGTTATTTGATTGTGGCATCTATTGATTTTGGCGCAGGCTTTTTCAGCTTTTACAGTGTGCTGACAGGTCACCAGAACAAAATCCACAACATTATTCAACGGTATTTATCACCGGTGTGGGAGGTAACGAACGTATTCCTCATTTTTTTCGTGGTGGGACTGAATGGTTTCTTCCCGGATGCGGCTTATTACTATGGCACAGCGCTGCTCGTTCCCGGCAGTATTGCAATTGTGCTTCTCGCGATTCGCGGGGTGTATTATGCGTACAATACGTATGGACATTCCGGTACAAATAATATCGTCTACATGGCATTGTACGGCGCGACAGGGCTGCTGATTCCGGCGGCGCTGTCGACGGTTCTCGCCATTTCGGAAGGCGGCATTATTGTGGAAAACAGCACAGGTGTTCATCTGCGCTGGGGTGAGTTATTAAGTAATTCCTATACGTGGGCGGTTATTTTCCTGGCGCTGGTGAGTGTGCTGTATATCTCGGCGATGTTTCTGTCCTATTATGCCAAAAGGGCAGGAGACAAGGTTGCTTTTGAAATCGTGCGTGGATATGCGCTGCTCTGGAGCGGCCCAACGATTGTGGCGAGTCTGCTCGCATTTTTTCAGATTAACAAACAAAATCCGGACCACTTTGCCAATATGCTGAACATGGCATGGATGTTTGTCGCCTCCTTCGTCTGCTTTGTCGGAGCTGTCTATCTGGTATGGCGGCGGCGTCATCTCGGAACCTCCTTTATTCTGGTCATGCTGCAATTTGCATTTGCCTGGTATGGCTATGGCCGCTCGCATTTGCCGTATGTTTTGTATCCCTACATTAATGTGCATCACAGCTTTACGAACTCCGCCATGGCGTATGCATTGATTACGGCGTTTAGTGCGGGGCTGCTGGTGCTGATTCCGTCACTGATCCTGATCTTGAGACTGTTCCTGTTCGATGCGGATTATGTGCGAGGACAAGCGGGGAAGAAAGGGTGA
- a CDS encoding cytochrome ubiquinol oxidase subunit I gives MSSLDPVLLSRMLTGITLFVHIVFASIGVGVPLMIALAEWRGLRTGDPHYTLLARRWARGFVITVAVGVVTGTSIGLQLSLLWPTFMRVAGQAIALPLFLETFAFFIEAIFLGIYLYTWDRFKSKYFHLMLLIPVAIASSASAVFITTVNSFMNQPQGFTLKNGVMTDIHPIQAMLNPATPTKVSHVLASSYTLSAGLLMGLAAYSMLRGRNHPYFKKALKLTATCTIVFAISTVMIGDASGKFLAKYQPEKLAAAEWHFDTMTHAPFVYGGYMDKNGDIKYALKVPYALSVLAGNLPSTEVKGLNDYPVDQRPPLSIHYMFDLKITTGVLILVIPLLYLIRKRLPGRKPYPKWLLLALILVGPMAMVAIELGWMFAEVGRQPWILRGYMKVSEAATTSTSVGWMLVMFIILYLVLCFSAIKVLSKLFRNKDAVEELKQLGLEGAEGK, from the coding sequence TTGTCTTCACTGGACCCCGTATTGCTAAGCCGGATGTTGACCGGAATTACCCTGTTTGTTCATATTGTATTTGCATCCATTGGCGTTGGCGTGCCTTTGATGATTGCGCTCGCGGAATGGCGCGGGCTGCGAACTGGTGATCCGCACTATACGCTGCTGGCCCGACGGTGGGCGCGGGGGTTTGTCATCACCGTTGCCGTAGGTGTCGTCACAGGTACTTCCATTGGACTGCAACTCAGCTTGCTTTGGCCTACCTTTATGCGGGTGGCTGGACAAGCGATTGCGCTGCCCCTGTTTTTGGAGACGTTTGCTTTTTTCATTGAAGCCATTTTTCTGGGTATCTACTTGTACACCTGGGATCGGTTTAAAAGCAAATATTTTCACCTGATGCTGCTCATTCCGGTAGCGATTGCCTCATCTGCATCAGCGGTTTTTATTACAACTGTGAACTCGTTCATGAACCAGCCTCAAGGCTTTACACTTAAAAATGGAGTCATGACAGATATTCATCCCATCCAGGCCATGCTGAATCCGGCCACGCCCACCAAAGTTTCTCATGTGCTGGCTTCTTCGTATACGTTGAGCGCCGGGCTGCTGATGGGACTGGCTGCCTATAGTATGTTGCGGGGGCGTAACCACCCGTATTTTAAAAAAGCGCTGAAGCTGACCGCCACCTGCACCATTGTATTTGCCATCAGCACCGTGATGATCGGAGACGCTTCCGGTAAATTCCTGGCTAAATATCAGCCGGAAAAGCTGGCTGCCGCCGAATGGCATTTTGATACAATGACGCACGCTCCTTTCGTATATGGCGGCTATATGGACAAGAACGGAGATATCAAGTATGCCCTGAAAGTGCCTTATGCGCTTAGTGTTTTAGCCGGGAACCTGCCCAGTACGGAGGTCAAGGGACTGAATGATTATCCTGTGGATCAGCGTCCGCCGCTGTCTATCCACTATATGTTCGATCTCAAAATCACGACTGGAGTGCTGATTCTCGTCATTCCGCTGTTGTATCTGATTCGCAAACGTTTGCCAGGACGCAAACCATACCCCAAATGGCTGCTGCTGGCACTCATTCTGGTGGGGCCGATGGCTATGGTAGCCATTGAGCTGGGCTGGATGTTCGCGGAGGTTGGCAGGCAGCCGTGGATTTTGCGCGGCTATATGAAGGTGTCCGAAGCAGCGACCACCTCCACCAGTGTGGGATGGATGCTCGTGATGTTTATCATTTTGTATCTCGTGTTGTGCTTCTCGGCCATTAAGGTTCTCAGCAAGCTGTTCCGAAATAAAGATGCAGTGGAAGAGCTGAAGCAGTTGGGTCTGGAAGGGGCTGAAGGGAAGTGA
- a CDS encoding virulence factor, with protein MKITSIEPTPSPNTMMLHLDERLEAGIRRTYTRDNERSAPPFIRRMLGIEGVKSVFHTTDFVALDRKGNADWSTILGQVRDQLGEEGADANWDLPEETSGEAFGEAQVFVQFFRGIPMQIRVKAGQQEERISLSDRFVQAVTRVASATLIKERKLSDYGVRYGDLPDIAREVEQELEAAFPQERLEQIIQQAIAHGADNSEFVEERREWSDAELEQALAHEDWRTRYAALDRLEPTPEHLPLIRQALHDDKMQLRRLGVVYLGDLRTPEAMELLFEALRDPSAAVRRTAGDTLSDIGDPAATEAMIGALSDNSKLVRWRAARFLYEVGTEDARDALEKAVDDPEFEVSLQAKMALERIESGEQAAGTVWQQMAKRNS; from the coding sequence ATGAAAATAACATCTATCGAGCCAACTCCCAGTCCGAACACCATGATGCTGCATCTGGATGAGCGGCTGGAAGCGGGCATTCGCAGAACATATACACGGGATAATGAACGCTCCGCTCCCCCATTTATCCGGCGTATGCTAGGCATTGAAGGAGTCAAAAGCGTGTTTCATACGACGGATTTTGTAGCCCTTGACCGCAAAGGGAACGCAGATTGGTCTACCATTCTGGGTCAGGTTCGGGACCAGCTAGGCGAGGAAGGCGCAGACGCCAATTGGGACTTGCCGGAGGAAACCTCAGGGGAAGCGTTTGGTGAGGCACAGGTATTTGTGCAATTTTTCCGGGGCATTCCGATGCAAATCCGGGTCAAGGCGGGCCAGCAGGAGGAACGGATTTCCTTGTCCGACCGTTTCGTGCAGGCTGTAACCCGGGTAGCCAGCGCGACGCTGATCAAGGAGCGCAAGCTGAGCGATTACGGCGTCCGCTACGGAGATCTGCCGGATATCGCACGCGAGGTGGAGCAGGAGCTGGAGGCGGCCTTCCCGCAGGAGCGGCTGGAGCAGATTATCCAGCAGGCGATTGCCCACGGCGCGGACAACAGCGAATTCGTGGAGGAACGTCGCGAATGGAGCGATGCTGAGCTGGAGCAGGCCCTGGCGCACGAGGATTGGCGTACCCGCTACGCCGCGCTGGATCGGTTGGAGCCGACGCCTGAGCATTTGCCGCTCATCCGCCAAGCGCTGCATGACGACAAAATGCAGCTACGGCGGCTGGGGGTCGTCTATCTGGGCGATCTGCGCACACCGGAGGCGATGGAGCTGCTGTTCGAGGCGCTACGCGATCCTTCAGCGGCCGTACGCCGTACGGCGGGCGATACGCTGTCGGATATCGGCGACCCGGCGGCTACCGAAGCTATGATCGGAGCCTTGTCAGATAACAGCAAGCTGGTTCGCTGGCGGGCTGCCCGCTTTTTGTACGAGGTCGGCACCGAGGACGCGCGTGACGCGCTGGAGAAGGCTGTAGATGACCCCGAATTCGAGGTCAGTCTACAGGCCAAAATGGCGCTGGAGCGCATTGAGTCAGGCGAGCAAGCCGCAGGTACGGTTTGGCAGCAGATGGCCAAGCGTAACTCTTGA
- a CDS encoding amino acid permease, with protein sequence MQHKATPAATLRKSLKARHMTMIALGGSIGTGLFLASGGAVAEAGPGGALLAYAAVGLMVYFLMTSLGELATFMPESGSFNTYAGRFVDPAFGFAMGWNFWYNWAVTIAAELAAATVLIKYWFPESHSAWWSLLFLAVIFALNALTVKGYGESEYWFAMIKIVAVVIFLAVGVLMIFGIMGGPAIGFANFTVGDAPFHGGFFAVLGVFMAAGFSFQGTELIGVAAGESENPRENVPRAIRQIFWRILFFYILAILVIGLIIPYTNPNLLRGDISDIGVSPFTLVFEKAGLAIAASVMNAVILTSVLSAGNSGMYAATRVLYALAREGKAPRFLGHINRRGIPMNALLITTAVGMLAFLASLYGDGVVYNWLLNASGMCGFITWVGIAVSHYRFRRAFTAQGRSLSELPYKARWFPFGPLFAFALCIIVIIGQGADAFTGQAIDWKTMIATYMSVPLFLLLWLGYKWIKRTKIVPLNECDLDPDASSGK encoded by the coding sequence GTGCAACACAAAGCAACACCTGCCGCAACCTTGCGGAAAAGTCTCAAAGCCCGACATATGACGATGATCGCCCTTGGGGGCTCCATCGGAACAGGCCTGTTCCTTGCCAGTGGAGGCGCGGTTGCAGAAGCCGGACCCGGAGGTGCCCTGCTGGCTTATGCAGCGGTCGGCCTCATGGTTTACTTCCTGATGACCAGCCTCGGTGAGCTGGCTACGTTTATGCCTGAATCCGGCTCTTTTAATACCTATGCAGGCCGCTTCGTCGATCCGGCTTTTGGTTTCGCCATGGGCTGGAACTTCTGGTACAACTGGGCCGTGACGATTGCCGCAGAGTTGGCAGCGGCGACCGTGCTGATCAAATACTGGTTTCCCGAAAGTCACTCCGCTTGGTGGAGTTTGTTATTTCTGGCCGTGATCTTCGCGTTGAACGCGCTGACAGTCAAAGGCTACGGTGAATCCGAATACTGGTTCGCCATGATTAAAATTGTGGCCGTGGTTATCTTTCTCGCCGTGGGTGTGCTGATGATCTTCGGCATTATGGGAGGTCCAGCCATTGGCTTCGCTAACTTCACTGTGGGCGATGCCCCGTTCCACGGCGGATTTTTCGCCGTATTGGGCGTATTCATGGCCGCAGGCTTTTCCTTTCAGGGAACCGAGCTGATCGGGGTAGCCGCCGGAGAGAGCGAAAACCCGCGTGAAAATGTGCCTCGCGCCATCCGTCAAATCTTTTGGCGCATCCTGTTCTTTTATATTCTGGCGATTCTCGTCATTGGATTGATTATTCCGTACACCAATCCGAATTTGCTGCGGGGAGATATCAGTGACATCGGGGTCAGCCCGTTCACACTGGTATTTGAAAAAGCGGGGCTTGCGATTGCCGCCTCCGTTATGAACGCCGTTATTTTGACTTCCGTATTGTCGGCAGGTAATTCCGGGATGTACGCGGCAACACGTGTATTGTACGCTTTGGCACGGGAAGGCAAAGCCCCCCGTTTCCTCGGACATATCAATCGGCGCGGCATTCCCATGAATGCACTGCTGATCACGACCGCTGTCGGTATGCTGGCCTTCCTCGCCTCCCTGTATGGGGACGGTGTGGTGTACAACTGGCTGCTAAATGCTTCCGGGATGTGCGGATTTATTACATGGGTCGGTATTGCGGTCAGCCATTATCGTTTCCGCCGTGCCTTTACAGCACAGGGTCGCAGTCTGAGTGAGCTTCCGTACAAAGCCCGCTGGTTCCCGTTTGGTCCCTTATTTGCCTTCGCACTATGTATCATCGTGATTATCGGGCAAGGTGCCGATGCCTTTACCGGGCAAGCCATTGACTGGAAAACGATGATCGCTACGTACATGAGTGTGCCGCTATTCCTTCTTCTGTGGCTCGGCTACAAATGGATCAAGCGTACCAAAATCGTTCCACTAAACGAGTGTGATTTGGACCCGGATGCGTCTTCCGGTAAATAA
- a CDS encoding MFS transporter, translating into MHKRSFTYLLGTQTMSNAADILYIMALVSLVFHETDSIFSSVLVPLLRMGAQMISGFLAPLILARFQLPFILFVSQFGQLAFFALLLGHLWSAGTNPVWVLVFTLVAAMSFLDGWTTPARNALIPRLASGEGLMRANSLVSVSDQTVQLAGWGLSGVLVAVMGSEKTLLVACGLYTVALIFTSLIRDPLEGKAHYLLQPGTRVRSGDVLASTSPAQLEDTLYGPESESPALPPKRKKEILREGWSLIGASRRLKALIFMDMIDLLGGSVWVGAFTLAFAQQVLHKSEAWWGYINAAYFAGAIGGGIIVLASVKYLQRRLLPAMLVGMACYGLLTAWYALNTLPPLTLLIVLLMGLPAEMSVVSRRTMMQMSVSVHDLPKVLSAQATLTSMTFCISLLLMGWIADHLGIVNLYLFSALLTLIAVIYGIFSRRALSMSLTAPIASSSE; encoded by the coding sequence ATGCATAAGCGTTCTTTTACTTATCTGCTCGGCACGCAGACGATGTCGAATGCGGCCGATATTCTTTATATCATGGCGCTGGTTTCTCTGGTGTTTCATGAAACGGATTCGATCTTTTCCTCGGTTCTCGTTCCGTTGTTGCGAATGGGCGCACAGATGATTAGCGGCTTTTTAGCACCGCTGATATTGGCCCGATTCCAGCTTCCATTTATTCTGTTCGTTTCCCAATTTGGCCAACTGGCTTTCTTCGCTCTCCTGTTGGGGCATTTGTGGTCAGCGGGCACAAACCCGGTATGGGTGCTTGTGTTTACACTGGTAGCAGCGATGTCCTTTCTGGACGGTTGGACCACACCTGCACGTAATGCGCTGATTCCGCGCCTTGCGTCCGGGGAAGGGTTGATGCGTGCGAACAGTCTCGTATCGGTCAGCGATCAGACAGTGCAATTGGCCGGATGGGGGCTTAGCGGTGTGCTCGTCGCCGTGATGGGCTCGGAAAAAACACTGCTGGTCGCTTGCGGGCTGTATACGGTGGCCCTGATCTTTACCAGCTTGATCCGTGATCCGCTAGAGGGCAAAGCCCATTATTTACTGCAACCCGGAACTCGGGTGCGAAGCGGAGACGTTTTGGCTTCAACATCGCCCGCACAGTTGGAAGATACACTGTATGGCCCGGAGTCGGAGAGCCCGGCGTTACCTCCCAAGCGCAAAAAGGAAATATTGCGCGAAGGGTGGAGTCTTATCGGAGCCAGCCGAAGGCTCAAAGCTCTTATTTTTATGGATATGATCGACCTGCTGGGTGGTTCGGTTTGGGTAGGAGCATTCACGCTTGCCTTCGCTCAGCAGGTGTTGCACAAAAGCGAGGCATGGTGGGGATACATTAATGCGGCGTATTTTGCAGGCGCGATTGGCGGCGGGATCATTGTTCTCGCTAGTGTCAAGTATTTACAGCGCAGACTGCTGCCCGCGATGCTGGTGGGGATGGCTTGCTATGGACTGTTAACGGCTTGGTATGCGCTTAACACATTACCGCCGCTGACGCTGCTGATCGTACTGTTGATGGGATTGCCTGCGGAAATGTCCGTCGTATCCCGCCGTACGATGATGCAAATGAGTGTATCTGTGCACGATTTACCCAAGGTGCTATCCGCACAGGCTACGCTGACGAGCATGACGTTTTGCATCTCGCTATTGCTGATGGGCTGGATTGCAGATCATCTGGGCATCGTTAATTTGTACTTGTTTTCTGCACTGCTGACGCTGATTGCTGTGATTTATGGCATCTTTAGCCGTCGTGCCTTGTCTATGTCTTTGACAGCTCCGATTGCTTCTTCTTCCGAATAA
- a CDS encoding transglutaminase domain-containing protein, with the protein MNRKIGVRLIKCLVAGAALAVLLPHAVEWGNNVYAASVKPAPSVSSQQLQNKLLQAMATRSETLTFTYQGRVNGLKQQLQTAIKQAMESDPYVNYTIKSYAFSYTGTTTSAEVTIRLSYRETKEQTAYVDSTVKAVLGDIITKGMTDHEKVKAIHDWIVVRLKYDETQQKYTAYDGLKTGSTVCQGYSLLAYKMLERSGITNRIVEGRAGGQLHAWNLVLLDGHWYHMDTTWDDPTPDRGNEVSTSYYQLTDSEMRRDHSWVKQYPQANTSYRQTLSGLIAAGGPKAAVYQKLYNNLEYPLQDGKGLVKSSSEIKEQVRKEINKGGATLTFGYQGTERSLKEDLQSLYQLGLKTISYQITDLGSTGNLRVTLKWT; encoded by the coding sequence ATGAACAGAAAAATCGGGGTTAGGCTTATAAAATGCCTGGTGGCAGGTGCAGCGCTGGCTGTGTTGCTGCCGCATGCTGTGGAGTGGGGGAACAATGTATATGCTGCGTCGGTCAAGCCGGCTCCGTCCGTATCGTCACAGCAGCTTCAAAATAAGCTTTTACAGGCAATGGCTACGCGGAGTGAAACGCTGACCTTTACATATCAAGGGCGGGTGAACGGTCTTAAGCAGCAGTTACAGACAGCCATCAAACAGGCGATGGAGAGCGACCCGTATGTGAATTATACGATCAAAAGCTACGCATTCAGCTATACAGGCACAACCACGTCCGCTGAGGTTACGATCCGTCTGAGTTACCGGGAGACGAAGGAGCAGACCGCATATGTAGATAGCACGGTTAAAGCTGTGCTGGGGGACATCATTACGAAGGGGATGACGGATCATGAGAAGGTGAAGGCCATTCATGACTGGATCGTGGTTCGTTTGAAATATGATGAAACGCAGCAAAAGTACACGGCATACGATGGCCTGAAAACCGGAAGCACGGTGTGTCAGGGCTATTCCTTGCTGGCCTACAAAATGCTGGAACGCTCTGGGATTACCAACCGGATTGTAGAGGGAAGAGCAGGAGGCCAGCTGCATGCATGGAATCTTGTTTTGCTGGATGGACATTGGTATCACATGGATACGACATGGGATGATCCGACCCCGGATCGTGGCAACGAGGTAAGCACTTCGTATTATCAATTGACTGATTCGGAAATGCGCAGGGATCACTCCTGGGTTAAACAGTATCCTCAGGCGAACACATCGTATCGACAGACATTGTCGGGGTTGATAGCTGCGGGAGGACCCAAGGCTGCTGTGTATCAAAAGCTGTACAATAACCTGGAATATCCGCTGCAAGACGGCAAGGGTCTGGTTAAATCATCCTCCGAAATCAAGGAGCAGGTTCGCAAAGAGATTAATAAGGGAGGGGCCACGCTTACCTTTGGCTATCAGGGGACAGAGCGAAGTCTCAAAGAAGATTTACAATCGTTGTATCAGCTCGGGTTAAAAACCATCTCCTATCAGATCACGGATTTAGGCAGCACCGGAAATCTCCGTGTAACTCTGAAATGGACCTGA
- a CDS encoding FeoA family protein encodes MPECISLLRTPPGQPVRLQSLASLHPSLRRRLTDMGIDEGSIIRLKKISLLGGPIVIECNGQLVGLRQNQVKQLEVVPSWT; translated from the coding sequence ATGCCAGAATGTATCTCGCTCCTTCGTACTCCACCGGGTCAACCCGTGCGGCTGCAATCTCTTGCCTCTCTTCACCCCTCATTGCGTCGACGCTTAACGGACATGGGCATTGACGAAGGCTCCATTATACGGTTAAAAAAAATCAGTCTGTTGGGCGGCCCTATTGTTATTGAATGCAACGGTCAACTGGTCGGCCTCCGTCAAAATCAGGTAAAACAACTGGAGGTCGTTCCTTCATGGACATGA